From one Natronogracilivirga saccharolytica genomic stretch:
- a CDS encoding M48 family metallopeptidase, producing the protein MNIYAVIILLALLVNYAINLISDLLNLRALDKQLPEEFKDVFDEEKYRKSQEYTRVRTRFGLITSTFSLAVLLIFWFAGGFNWVDQFVREAGYGTIVTGLMFMGILFAAQYVISIPFSIYSTFVIEERFGFNKTTPSTFVTDRIKGLGLTLLLGAPLLAGIIAIFEYLGAIAWLYAWIVIIVYSLVVQFIAPTWIMPIFNKFTPLEDGELKQAILDYARKVSFPLQGIYKIDGSRRSSKSNAFFTGFGKNKRIALFDTLIENHTVPELVAVLAHEVGHYKKKHIPQNMITGFLQTGVMLYLLSLFIQVPGLHEAFFMQDISVYAGLLFFGLLYSPIEMVLSVIMQMFSRKHEFEADRFAAETTGDPESMVSVLKKLSADNLSNLTPHPFHVFLNYSHPPVLQRIRAIRSAAS; encoded by the coding sequence ATGAACATCTATGCTGTCATCATATTGCTGGCGCTGCTGGTCAACTATGCGATCAATCTGATCTCCGATCTCCTTAATCTCCGGGCTCTGGACAAACAGCTGCCCGAAGAATTCAAGGATGTCTTTGACGAGGAGAAGTACCGCAAATCGCAGGAGTACACCAGGGTCCGGACACGGTTCGGGCTCATCACTTCCACCTTCAGCCTGGCGGTGCTGCTGATATTCTGGTTTGCCGGCGGATTCAACTGGGTGGACCAGTTTGTCCGGGAAGCCGGATATGGCACAATAGTGACCGGACTTATGTTCATGGGGATTCTGTTTGCCGCCCAGTACGTGATCTCCATCCCCTTTTCGATATACTCCACGTTTGTCATAGAAGAGCGGTTCGGGTTCAACAAGACCACACCGTCCACATTTGTGACCGACCGGATCAAGGGGCTCGGTCTGACACTGCTGCTGGGCGCACCGCTGCTGGCGGGCATCATCGCCATATTCGAATACCTCGGCGCCATAGCCTGGCTTTACGCCTGGATTGTCATCATTGTCTACTCCCTGGTCGTTCAGTTCATTGCGCCCACCTGGATCATGCCGATCTTCAACAAATTCACCCCGCTTGAAGACGGCGAGCTGAAACAGGCCATCCTGGACTATGCCCGGAAAGTCTCGTTTCCGCTGCAGGGTATCTACAAAATCGACGGATCCCGCCGGTCCAGCAAATCCAACGCGTTTTTCACCGGTTTCGGGAAAAACAAACGGATTGCGCTGTTTGATACGCTGATCGAGAACCACACCGTGCCGGAGCTGGTCGCCGTGCTGGCGCATGAGGTAGGACATTACAAAAAAAAGCACATCCCTCAGAATATGATAACCGGGTTCTTGCAAACCGGTGTGATGCTGTATCTGCTTTCGCTGTTTATTCAGGTGCCCGGTCTTCACGAGGCTTTCTTCATGCAGGATATTTCTGTCTATGCCGGACTGCTTTTCTTCGGCCTGCTCTACTCGCCCATCGAAATGGTACTGTCGGTCATCATGCAAATGTTCTCGCGAAAGCATGAATTCGAAGCCGACCGCTTTGCCGCCGAGACAACCGGAGATCCGGAAAGCATGGTGTCGGTACTGAAAAAACTGTCGGCCGACAACCTGTCCAACCTGACACCCCATCCGTTTCATGTTTTCCTGAACTACTCTCATCCCCCCGTGCTGCAGCGGATACGGGCCATCCGAAGCGCCGCATCCTGA
- a CDS encoding spore maturation protein: protein MQTIAAFVLPLIIVTIPLYGLIKKVHVYEVFVEGAKEGFQIGVRIIPYLVAILFAIGMFRESGAMDFFMAALGPVLALVGFPVEILPMAVFRPLTGSGSVGVLADMVAQYGEDSIFVKMAATMFGSTETTFYVLAVYFGAVGIRRVKYAVQTGLIADLAGIIASVVIVYLLFG, encoded by the coding sequence ATGCAAACCATAGCTGCATTTGTACTCCCCCTGATTATTGTAACGATCCCGCTCTATGGCCTCATCAAAAAGGTGCATGTGTATGAGGTTTTTGTCGAGGGTGCCAAAGAAGGGTTCCAGATCGGCGTGCGGATTATCCCCTACCTTGTGGCCATTCTGTTTGCCATCGGGATGTTCCGGGAAAGCGGAGCGATGGATTTCTTCATGGCCGCTCTGGGTCCGGTGCTCGCGCTGGTCGGTTTTCCTGTGGAGATTCTGCCCATGGCGGTATTCCGCCCGCTGACCGGCAGCGGCTCGGTCGGCGTTCTGGCTGATATGGTGGCCCAGTACGGAGAGGATTCGATCTTTGTCAAGATGGCCGCCACGATGTTCGGGTCAACCGAGACCACGTTTTACGTGCTGGCCGTCTACTTCGGAGCCGTCGGCATCCGCCGGGTAAAATATGCCGTTCAGACCGGGCTCATTGCCGATCTGGCCGGCATCATCGCTTCGGTTGTGATCGTGTATCTGCTGTTCGGATAA
- a CDS encoding glycoside hydrolase family 3 protein, with amino-acid sequence MYSKTIFVFMITAMIAMKGCGPSDDRRDTADQTADPRIAEIMGEMTDRQKIGQLVMATTIWDEGMSDTGDAYDPPSDEQLDHMRRMVQDYHAGSVIVYNWGRAETMAAFNRQLQDWAVENEPGIPLFISADLEYGVAQRIPDEATVFPRQMGVAATGNPDNAYEQGRITAVEGIATGFNWSYSPVVDVNVNPRNPVIGVRSFGESLPLISEMTRAMVKGSQEHGVIATPKHFPGHGDTEFDSHYDLSTVTYDEQTLREIHLPPFQEAFDAGADAIMTAHVIIEALDPDVPATLSERVLTGLLRDEMGFEGIVVTDAMSMDAIDEHWGAGEAAVMAVQAGADIIMATGSPEEQVETFEALYQAYRDGDITPERLDASVARILRIKKKYNLIDNFTPPEPMLANDVTRYSGHLETAQRIAEESITLLRNEDILPFDGDREATTLVAGVAYTDELAELVSGAAADDVITWNYGDGPTDNDPDDRAIRDAVEKAADADRILIFTYSAGELPEGQEKLVEALQETGKPLAVVALGLPYDILSFPDVPAYIASYALDRWPDATPTPVVWEAAVNAVFGAEPGGTLPVEVGSGYPVGHGLSYGQ; translated from the coding sequence ATGTACAGTAAAACGATATTTGTGTTCATGATCACAGCCATGATTGCCATGAAGGGATGCGGTCCGTCGGATGACCGCCGCGACACCGCGGATCAAACCGCAGACCCGAGAATTGCCGAAATAATGGGAGAAATGACCGACAGACAGAAGATCGGACAACTTGTAATGGCTACAACCATCTGGGACGAAGGGATGTCCGATACCGGCGACGCCTACGACCCCCCGTCCGATGAGCAGCTGGATCACATGCGCCGCATGGTGCAGGATTATCACGCCGGATCGGTGATCGTCTACAACTGGGGCCGCGCCGAAACGATGGCAGCGTTCAACCGGCAGCTTCAGGACTGGGCCGTCGAAAACGAACCGGGCATTCCGCTGTTCATATCCGCAGATCTGGAATATGGCGTTGCCCAGCGAATCCCCGATGAGGCAACTGTTTTTCCCCGGCAAATGGGAGTAGCCGCCACCGGAAATCCCGATAATGCCTATGAACAGGGCCGGATCACCGCCGTCGAAGGCATTGCCACCGGCTTTAACTGGAGCTATTCCCCCGTTGTCGATGTGAATGTCAATCCGCGCAATCCGGTGATCGGTGTGCGTTCATTCGGGGAGAGTCTGCCGCTGATCAGCGAGATGACACGGGCCATGGTCAAAGGAAGCCAGGAACACGGAGTCATCGCCACACCCAAGCACTTCCCCGGGCACGGAGATACCGAATTTGATTCGCATTACGATCTTTCTACGGTCACTTACGATGAGCAGACCCTCCGCGAAATCCATTTGCCACCGTTTCAGGAAGCATTTGATGCCGGCGCGGATGCGATCATGACTGCGCATGTCATCATTGAGGCTCTGGATCCCGATGTGCCCGCAACGCTGTCCGAAAGAGTGCTGACCGGACTGCTTCGCGATGAAATGGGATTTGAGGGCATCGTGGTAACCGACGCCATGAGCATGGATGCCATTGATGAGCACTGGGGAGCCGGAGAGGCTGCTGTTATGGCCGTTCAGGCCGGAGCCGATATCATCATGGCCACCGGATCGCCGGAAGAGCAGGTCGAGACCTTTGAGGCGCTCTACCAGGCCTACCGGGACGGCGATATCACACCGGAGCGGCTGGATGCATCCGTAGCGCGCATCCTTCGCATCAAGAAAAAATACAATCTGATCGACAATTTCACCCCGCCCGAGCCGATGCTCGCCAACGATGTGACCCGCTATTCCGGTCATCTCGAAACGGCGCAGAGGATAGCCGAAGAATCGATTACGCTGCTTCGCAATGAAGACATCCTGCCGTTTGACGGCGACCGCGAGGCGACTACTCTGGTGGCCGGCGTGGCTTATACCGATGAGCTGGCGGAACTTGTTTCCGGAGCGGCCGCCGATGATGTCATCACCTGGAATTACGGTGATGGTCCGACAGACAATGATCCGGATGACCGGGCGATCCGGGATGCCGTGGAAAAAGCCGCGGATGCCGACCGGATTCTGATTTTTACCTATTCTGCGGGCGAGCTTCCTGAAGGGCAGGAAAAACTGGTCGAAGCGCTGCAGGAGACAGGCAAGCCTCTGGCGGTTGTTGCTTTGGGACTGCCCTATGACATCCTGTCCTTCCCGGATGTCCCGGCATATATTGCCAGTTACGCCCTGGACCGCTGGCCCGATGCCACACCGACACCGGTGGTATGGGAGGCTGCGGTAAACGCTGTTTTCGGTGCTGAGCCCGGCGGGACACTGCCTGTTGAAGTCGGCTCCGGTTATCCGGTCGGACACGGCCTGTCCTACGGGCAGTAA
- a CDS encoding trans-sulfuration enzyme family protein, producing the protein MDQKKTQHHNSPESSWHRETRVLHDGWHPESAGEPVVPSWEPSTIFRHPSGGLSADSWSYTRLDNPNRAQLEKTLAGIEGGSDAVTFASGMAAVQAAFHILAPGDHVLLPDDLYHGVRNLIRDQYARWGLTFDFVDMTSVEKVREAATERTRMIWLETPSNPMLKISDIAGLTALAKENNCISVLDNTWSTPVIQRPVEQGVDIVLYSTTKFIGGHSDALGGALVVGNSGNHTEISAELRKFQAQAGSVPSPFDCWLLLRSLKTLYARIKTQCANAQLIAGRLRGHHAVEKVYYPGLQDHEGQEIASRQMDMPGSMISFQVRGDMAAALRVVNAAGLIIPATSLGGVESTWEHRKTSEYAESPTPENLIRLSVGIEHPEDIWQDIVRSLEALFHKSG; encoded by the coding sequence ATGGATCAGAAAAAAACACAGCATCACAACAGTCCGGAATCGTCCTGGCACCGTGAAACCAGAGTACTTCATGACGGATGGCACCCCGAATCTGCGGGGGAGCCGGTTGTTCCATCCTGGGAACCATCCACCATTTTCCGCCATCCATCGGGCGGACTTTCTGCAGACTCCTGGAGTTACACGCGCCTGGACAATCCCAACCGCGCCCAGCTTGAGAAGACCCTCGCCGGCATCGAAGGCGGCAGTGATGCCGTGACATTTGCATCGGGGATGGCAGCGGTGCAGGCCGCCTTTCACATCCTCGCCCCCGGTGACCACGTCCTGCTGCCCGATGACCTGTACCACGGCGTGCGCAACCTCATCCGTGACCAGTACGCCCGGTGGGGACTGACGTTCGATTTCGTGGATATGACCAGCGTGGAAAAGGTTCGCGAGGCGGCCACAGAGCGTACGCGCATGATCTGGCTTGAGACACCATCCAACCCGATGCTGAAAATCAGCGATATTGCCGGGCTGACGGCGCTGGCGAAGGAAAACAACTGTATTTCGGTGCTTGACAACACCTGGTCGACACCGGTTATTCAGCGGCCGGTTGAGCAGGGGGTGGATATCGTGCTGTACTCCACGACCAAGTTTATCGGCGGACACAGTGATGCGCTTGGCGGGGCGCTGGTTGTCGGAAATTCCGGGAATCACACCGAAATTTCGGCTGAACTGCGGAAATTCCAGGCCCAGGCAGGTTCTGTACCGTCGCCGTTTGACTGCTGGCTGCTGCTGCGAAGCCTTAAAACGCTCTATGCCCGCATCAAAACCCAGTGTGCCAATGCCCAGCTCATAGCCGGCCGCCTAAGGGGACACCATGCGGTGGAAAAAGTTTACTATCCGGGGCTGCAGGATCATGAGGGGCAGGAAATTGCATCCCGCCAGATGGATATGCCCGGATCCATGATCTCGTTTCAGGTCAGGGGCGATATGGCCGCGGCCCTGCGCGTGGTGAATGCTGCCGGACTGATCATCCCGGCCACCAGCCTCGGCGGAGTGGAGTCCACGTGGGAGCACCGCAAGACGAGTGAATATGCCGAAAGCCCCACACCGGAAAACCTGATCCGGCTCTCTGTCGGCA
- a CDS encoding CPBP family intramembrane glutamic endopeptidase — translation MNAIDTIFNSLDGRVRAGWRLLLQIVLSFIFLIPLQLLAGAIGGTQLQIIAGGIAITMGVWVAGLILDKRPIRDFGLNMNAQWWREFGIGFALAAVVMTLIAGIQLAAGWIEFSGFGWERASSRNFLVVLGAYILTMAVVGFYEELWTRGYQLKNLTEGFCYGGKRNRAGIIAIALTSILFGVLHLGNPNASMMGMIVIMLAGVALAIPYVVTGQLGMSVGLHFAWNVVQGGFYGLPVSGIPFRQSVLQFDMMGPELWTGGRFGPEGGLLGLFGVLLMLAMTVAVLYRKGYSMSVSPEITRPPSDRYT, via the coding sequence ATGAACGCAATTGACACAATTTTCAACTCTCTGGACGGGAGAGTTAGGGCAGGATGGCGGCTGTTGCTGCAGATCGTGCTCTCGTTCATTTTTCTCATTCCCCTTCAGCTTCTTGCCGGTGCTATAGGCGGTACGCAGCTCCAGATCATAGCAGGCGGCATTGCCATTACCATGGGCGTCTGGGTGGCCGGCCTGATTCTCGACAAGCGCCCGATCCGTGATTTCGGACTGAATATGAATGCGCAGTGGTGGCGTGAATTCGGGATCGGCTTTGCGCTGGCTGCCGTGGTGATGACCCTGATTGCCGGCATTCAGCTGGCGGCGGGATGGATAGAGTTCTCCGGATTCGGATGGGAGCGGGCATCGAGCCGCAACTTTCTGGTTGTGCTGGGAGCGTATATCCTCACGATGGCGGTAGTAGGATTTTATGAAGAGCTCTGGACACGCGGCTATCAGCTGAAGAATCTGACGGAGGGATTCTGTTATGGCGGAAAGCGCAACAGAGCCGGCATTATTGCCATTGCCCTCACATCCATCCTGTTCGGGGTACTCCATCTGGGCAATCCCAACGCCAGTATGATGGGTATGATCGTCATCATGCTGGCCGGTGTGGCACTTGCCATCCCTTATGTGGTGACGGGGCAGCTCGGCATGTCCGTCGGACTCCATTTTGCATGGAATGTTGTACAGGGTGGATTTTACGGACTTCCCGTCAGCGGCATCCCTTTCCGGCAGTCGGTACTTCAGTTTGATATGATGGGGCCGGAACTCTGGACGGGCGGGCGCTTCGGGCCGGAGGGTGGCTTGCTGGGCCTGTTCGGCGTCCTGCTTATGCTGGCTATGACGGTAGCTGTGCTTTACCGCAAGGGGTATTCCATGAGCGTCTCACCGGAAATCACCCGCCCGCCTTCTGACAGGTACACTTAA
- a CDS encoding SOS response-associated peptidase yields MCGRYTLYSDKKTVEQQFGVTVEDDGLLEPDYNVAPGSVRPVVLTHRTSDRVMGALKWGLVPPFVKNTSEWKPLINARSETVDEKPSFKKAFQRKRCVVPANGFYEWKDFGGGKKIPFYIRLLDQELFGMAGIYETHTDSEGNEQHTFAILTTQANALMQPLHDRMPVILREDDYSIWLDPVKPQPEMLKSLLQPYPMEEMSTYKVSTDVNNASNNGAELINPRMR; encoded by the coding sequence ATGTGCGGAAGATATACGCTATATTCGGATAAAAAAACAGTGGAACAGCAGTTCGGTGTGACCGTGGAGGATGACGGCCTCCTGGAGCCGGATTACAATGTCGCCCCGGGGTCTGTCCGGCCGGTCGTGCTGACACACAGAACATCGGACCGGGTAATGGGTGCCTTGAAATGGGGGTTGGTTCCGCCATTTGTCAAGAACACTTCTGAGTGGAAACCGCTGATCAATGCCCGCAGCGAAACTGTTGACGAAAAACCCTCCTTCAAGAAAGCCTTTCAGCGCAAACGCTGTGTCGTTCCGGCAAACGGTTTTTATGAGTGGAAAGATTTTGGCGGCGGCAAAAAAATCCCGTTTTATATCCGGCTTCTGGATCAGGAACTGTTCGGAATGGCCGGAATTTACGAAACGCACACGGATTCGGAAGGGAACGAGCAGCACACGTTTGCCATACTTACAACCCAGGCGAATGCGCTGATGCAGCCGCTGCACGACAGAATGCCGGTTATTTTACGGGAGGATGACTACAGTATCTGGCTGGATCCGGTCAAGCCGCAGCCGGAGATGCTTAAATCGCTGCTGCAACCCTACCCGATGGAGGAAATGTCCACCTACAAGGTAAGTACGGATGTCAACAACGCTTCCAATAACGGAGCGGAGCTGATCAATCCCCGGATGCGCTGA
- a CDS encoding nucleoside recognition domain-containing protein, producing the protein MLNYIWSGLIIISLVFAVTQDITDLVQDTYRNGEVHDIEVIFPENGDRDKRQNVRFIISGYDEKFEAVWRPVDGHYEMVITVDDDMPEHWRDVAEHQEAADETELLAEVERFDEQTGAAGIILPEVRYVKLRAITNAAFEMAEFAVTLAIGLIGIMAMWLGLMKIAEKSGMVYMIVVVVQPFLRFLFPNVPKNHPAHGIISLNMAANMLGLGNAATPLGIKAMEELQKLNPAKDKASNAQCMLLTVNTASVQLLPPATLVALIGTGVNELVISMALATLVSLIVGVTAAKIYERFHPEEAHTENIPDEQKSEA; encoded by the coding sequence ATGCTAAACTATATTTGGTCCGGGCTGATCATCATCAGCCTGGTTTTCGCGGTGACCCAGGACATTACCGACCTGGTTCAGGACACCTACCGAAACGGTGAAGTCCACGATATTGAAGTCATTTTTCCTGAAAATGGTGACAGGGACAAAAGACAGAACGTCCGGTTTATCATTTCCGGCTACGATGAGAAATTTGAAGCGGTCTGGCGGCCGGTAGACGGTCATTACGAAATGGTCATTACCGTCGATGACGATATGCCGGAACACTGGCGCGATGTTGCCGAACATCAGGAAGCCGCCGATGAAACCGAGCTGTTGGCGGAGGTGGAGCGCTTCGATGAACAGACCGGTGCGGCCGGAATCATCCTTCCGGAAGTCCGGTACGTAAAACTGCGCGCCATTACCAACGCCGCCTTTGAAATGGCTGAGTTTGCGGTGACGCTGGCCATCGGGCTGATCGGCATCATGGCGATGTGGCTGGGCCTGATGAAGATCGCTGAAAAGAGCGGAATGGTATACATGATCGTCGTCGTGGTGCAGCCGTTTCTCCGCTTTCTGTTTCCCAACGTGCCGAAAAACCATCCCGCCCACGGTATCATCAGTCTGAATATGGCTGCCAACATGCTGGGCCTCGGAAATGCGGCCACCCCTCTGGGCATCAAGGCGATGGAGGAGCTTCAGAAGCTGAATCCGGCAAAGGACAAAGCCAGCAACGCCCAGTGCATGCTTCTGACGGTGAATACGGCAAGCGTACAGCTGCTACCGCCCGCCACACTGGTCGCCCTGATCGGAACCGGCGTCAATGAGCTGGTCATCAGCATGGCGCTTGCCACCCTGGTATCGCTGATCGTGGGTGTTACGGCCGCAAAAATTTACGAGCGGTTCCACCCCGAAGAAGCGCATACAGAGAATATTCCCGACGAACAAAAGAGTGAGGCCTGA
- a CDS encoding DEAD/DEAH box helicase, which yields MSFEKFNLHEEVLNGLRDMGFEKPTPIQESCIPLIMEGRDVLASAQTGTGKTAAFAIPVLEKLSEKKKEKKEGIRALIITPTRELAGQVDEAFFAIGYHTGLSTAKVYGGDDWGRQEKALNRGTNIIVATPGRLLDHIKIHDIDFSNLDFLILDEADRMLDMGFIPDITQIVSKLPKKRQTLLFSATLPQKIIQLARKMMNNPERVNMAPDNRAAEGVTQGMYYVEERDKLPLVLNLYENEKWPSAIIFMSTKRAVDKLSRELKKKGASVTSIHGDRSQAEREAALESFRKGEYRVIVATDVMARGIDVEGISHIINFSVPHDVEDYVHRIGRTARAEATGDAITLVSGQDRRYMENIIREMDSEIKKLQVPDLHGGKPGRKSGDSGQEQKGRKGKPGQNGRKKPQKEEKDSGSEEAKAAADESGQDQKQEQQSERPKRRRGRRRPGGNRRKGKKPQQEQQQEQAGQQQAAGQDQKKQQKEDSDTGSGQQQGRKKQQGRSKQQPRKGKPSSDDGGRKGGRQRKGPPRGRKPAGHKAGARGRKKPTGKEAERKELFDNITSPDMAKVNKSVSKKRGVWSKIKGIFGGE from the coding sequence TTGTCATTTGAAAAATTCAACCTCCACGAAGAGGTATTAAACGGTTTAAGGGATATGGGTTTTGAAAAACCCACCCCTATTCAGGAATCATGCATACCATTGATTATGGAAGGCCGCGATGTGCTGGCCTCGGCGCAGACAGGCACCGGAAAAACAGCTGCATTTGCGATCCCCGTACTTGAAAAACTCTCCGAAAAAAAGAAAGAGAAGAAGGAGGGCATCCGTGCCCTGATCATTACACCGACACGAGAACTGGCCGGACAGGTGGATGAAGCCTTTTTTGCCATCGGTTACCATACCGGACTGTCCACTGCCAAAGTGTATGGCGGAGACGACTGGGGACGCCAGGAAAAAGCCCTCAACCGGGGAACCAACATCATTGTTGCCACACCGGGCCGGCTGCTCGACCATATCAAGATCCATGACATCGACTTCAGCAACCTCGACTTTCTGATCCTTGACGAAGCAGACAGGATGCTGGACATGGGGTTCATCCCTGATATCACGCAGATCGTAAGCAAACTCCCGAAGAAACGACAGACCTTGCTGTTCTCGGCCACACTTCCGCAGAAAATCATCCAGCTGGCAAGAAAGATGATGAATAATCCCGAAAGGGTGAATATGGCTCCGGATAACAGGGCCGCAGAAGGGGTCACCCAGGGGATGTACTATGTGGAAGAGCGCGATAAGCTGCCGCTGGTGCTGAACTTGTACGAAAATGAAAAATGGCCGTCAGCCATCATTTTCATGTCGACCAAGCGCGCCGTGGACAAGCTTTCCCGCGAGCTGAAGAAAAAAGGTGCCAGCGTCACCAGTATTCACGGAGACCGTTCCCAGGCTGAGCGCGAAGCCGCCCTGGAAAGTTTCCGCAAAGGCGAGTACCGGGTCATTGTCGCCACCGATGTCATGGCCCGCGGCATCGACGTCGAAGGTATATCCCACATCATCAACTTCAGTGTCCCCCACGATGTTGAGGACTATGTGCACCGTATCGGACGCACGGCCCGCGCCGAAGCAACCGGTGATGCCATTACACTGGTGTCCGGACAGGATCGCCGCTACATGGAAAATATCATCCGTGAGATGGATTCCGAGATCAAAAAGCTGCAGGTTCCGGATCTGCATGGCGGAAAGCCCGGCCGCAAATCCGGTGATTCCGGTCAGGAACAAAAAGGCAGAAAAGGCAAGCCGGGTCAGAACGGTCGCAAGAAGCCGCAGAAGGAAGAAAAAGACTCCGGTTCCGAAGAGGCCAAAGCTGCTGCCGATGAATCCGGACAGGATCAGAAGCAAGAGCAGCAGTCCGAAAGACCGAAGCGCCGCCGTGGACGAAGGAGGCCGGGTGGAAACCGGCGCAAAGGCAAGAAGCCGCAGCAAGAGCAACAACAGGAACAAGCCGGTCAGCAGCAAGCCGCCGGACAGGATCAGAAAAAGCAGCAAAAAGAAGACAGCGACACCGGATCCGGTCAGCAGCAGGGCCGCAAAAAGCAGCAGGGCCGCAGTAAACAACAGCCCCGCAAAGGTAAGCCTTCCTCTGATGACGGCGGCCGGAAAGGCGGCAGGCAGCGGAAGGGCCCGCCCCGCGGACGCAAGCCGGCCGGACATAAAGCCGGGGCGCGCGGACGAAAGAAACCAACCGGAAAAGAGGCCGAACGCAAGGAGCTTTTTGACAACATCACATCACCCGACATGGCAAAGGTAAATAAGTCGGTGAGCAAAAAGCGCGGCGTATGGTCGAAAATCAAGGGAATATTTGGCGGTGAATAA